The Flavobacteriales bacterium genome segment AAGACACTAACGAAAAAGGTGTTGAAAGAAATGCGATGCTAATGCAAAAAATTATCAGCTTAGAATCCTTGAATAACAAGCTTAGCCAAGATGCTCTTAATTTAGCGAATGCCTTGAGAGGAGATTCTAAAACTCAGGGAGATTGGGGCGAAAGTAGGTTAGAATTATTACTTGAAAAATCTGGATTAACTAATGGCGTTCATTTCAGCACACAAGCTGGTTATAAAGATGATGAAGGTAAATTAAAAAAACCTGACTTCATCATCAACCTACCAGATAATAAACACCTTATTATTGACTCAAAAGTTTCTCTTACTGCCTATGTAGAATATTATAATGCCGAAGATGAAATAAAAAAACAACAAGCCTTAAAACGACACTTAGATAGTATTAAAAGACACTATATGGAGCTTAGCGATAAAGACTATCCAAGCCTATATGGAATTAATACACCCGATCACGTTTTAATGTTTGTACCCAATGAACCAGCTTTAATGTTAGCTCTGAATGAAGACAAAAACCTTTATCTTAATGCTCTAGAAAAACACATTGTTCTAGTTTCTGCTTCTACTCTATTGGCAACTCTTAGTACAGTGGCTTCTATTTGGAAACAAGAAGACCAAAAAAGAAATGCTCTAGAAATTGCTAAAGAAGGTGGCTTACTTTACGATAAGTTTGAAGGCTTTGTTCAAGACCTAATTAAAGTAGGGAAAAGTTTAAAAAGTTCTAGAGATAGCTATGAAGATGCTATGAGTAAACTCACTGAAGGCAAAGGTAACATCATTAAAAAAATAGAAAATCTAAAAGACTTAGGAGCTAAAACTAAAAAAAGCTTACCTCAAAATATTATAGACAGAGCAAATCAGGATGAAGATAACTAGATACGAGAATGCTATATTTGGACTTCGTCCAATTATTGAAGCAATAACCGCTGGTCAAGAAATCGATACACTTTTTATTCAAAAAGGTTTGAAAGGTGACATTTTTGCAGAACTATGGGAATTGGTAAAAAAGCATAGGGTGAACTATAAACATGTTCCTGTAGAAAAACTCAACCGACTCACTAGAAAAAATCATCAAGGTGTATTTGCTTTCGTTTCGCCCATAACTTTTCATAGAACTGAAAATATTATCCCTCAACTTTTTGAGGAAGGCAAAGTCCCTCTATTTTTAATTTTAGACAGAGTTACTGATGTAAGGAATTTTGGAGCAATTGTAAGAAGTGCTGAATGCTCAGGAGTTCACGCCATTATAGTACCTGAACGTGGTAGCGCAGCTATTAATGGTGATGCTATGAAAACTTCAGCAGGAGCATTAAGTAGTGTGCCAATTTGTCGAGAATTTAATCTAAAAGCAACAATAGATTTTTTAAAAAATAGCGGTATTCAAGTTGTAGCTTGTACGGAAAAGACAGAAAATTTAATTTATGCTCCCGACTATACTATACCTACAGCTATTATAATGGGTTCTGAAGAAGATGGTATTTCAGAAGAGTATCTCAAATTATGTACTCACAAAACAAAAATCCCAATGTTGGGTAACATCGGTTCATTGAACGTCTCCGTATCTGCTGGTGTAATATTATATGAGGCAGTAAGACAACGTAAAGCATGATTTTTAAAGACTTAGGATTTGAACCACAACTTCAAGAAGGATTAGACATGATGGGTTTTGAAAAACCCACCCCCATACAAGAACAAGCAATACCAGCCATATTAAATAATAAAGATATGATTGCCTGTGCTCAAACTGGAACAGGAAAAACAGCTGCATTTGTACTACCTATCCTCAATAAATTATGTAAAGGAAACACCTCTAAAATCAACACTATTATTGTTTCTCCAACTAGAGAGTTAGCCTTACAAATAGATCGTCAGATAGAAGGTTTTAGCTACTTTACTAACGCCTCATCATTTCCCATTTATGGTGGAGGCACAGGTTCCGATTTTGATGCCCAAAAAAACGCTATCAAAAATGGTTCTGATATATTAGTGTGTACTCCCGGAAGACTATTAGCTCACATGAAATTCAATTATTTTGATGCGTCTGGCGTTAAACATTTCATACTAGACGAAGCCGATAGAATGTTAGATATGGGTTTTTACGATGACATTATGGATATTGCTAAAAAACTCCCAAAAGAAAGACAGAATCTTATGTTTTCGGCAACTATGCCACCAAAGATTAGAAAATTAGCTAGTAATATTTTGGTTAATCCTACTACAATAAGCTTAAGCATATCTAAACCAGCCGAAGGCATTACACAAAAAGCCTACATGGTTCACGACAAACAAAAAATAGCTTTGACACAACATCTCCTCAAAGGGCGAGATTTAAACCATGTATTGATATTTTGTTCGACTAAAAAAAGTGTTAAAGATTTGACACGAAGTTTGATTAAAGCTAATTTATCAGCACATGATATTCACTGAGATCTTGAACAAGAAGAAAGAGAAAAAGTTCTTTTAGATTTTAAAAATAAAAAAGTTAAAATTTTAGTCGCTACAGACATACTTTCTAGAGGAATAGATATCAAAGGAATAGAATTGGTTATTAATTATGAAGTTCCCAATGACGCTGAAGATTATGTACATCGTATAGGAAGAACAGCAAGAGCAGACAGAAAAGGTGAAGCTATTACCTTTATCAATGGAGAACAATGTTTGAAGTTTAAACAAATAGAAGATTTAATAGAACGAACAATAGAAAAAACGCCTTTACCTAATGGTTTCGAAGCTGCACCAGCTTATATTACCGAAAAGAGAAGTCGAGGTAAAAAGAACTTTAAAAAAGGTCATTTTAAAAGAAACAAACATTTTAAAAATAAAAGAAAGAAGCCCTAAGTAATTGCATTTCAAAAATAAATTAGCAATTATTTGTTGTTTTTTTTATATTTGAATGAACTTAAAAACATAAAAACATGACTTCTAAATCTTTTATCTTATCTGCTATTGCAGGAACAATCACTTATTTTTTATTAGGATGGCTTTTTTACGGAATTCTTTTTCCAGAAATTTATCCTAATCAAGGTCAAAATGCCACAGCTTTTATTTTTATTGGCTGCTTTGTTTATGCCTTTCTATTTACTTATATCTATAAGCAATGGGCAAGTATCAGCACCTTAAAAGGTGGAGTTATTGCAGGTCTTACCTTAGGTTTTCTCTACTCCTTAAGTATGAACTTTTTTTTGTATTCCTCTAAGGCTATGAATATTGAAAATTTTATTATTGACCTAGCTATTGGTAGTATTACAGCAGCTATTATGGGTGGCGTTATAGGTTATGTTTTAGGAAAAACTAAATAACCAACCAACTGATTTAAATGTAAAAAAGCCCTCTTAAATTTAAGAGGGCTTTTTTTATGGGAAAACTTAAATTGTTATCTTAAATAGAAATTTTATTTACAACATAAAATAAATACTCAGAGACTACTATAAAAAATAGGAATAAAAGGTAATACTCCAATTAAGTTTTCTAACTCGTTAGAAACTTCTCCTAAAATCAAGGAAAATAATTTCAAATTAAAGAACTTAATCAACAGAAATAATATCAGCAATTTGTTTAGCTCTTTCAACTAAACTTTCTGTACTCTCCGATATTCCATAAGAAAGTGCTACAGCCATTCGTCTGTAAGGACGTGAAGTTGGCTTACCAAAAATCATAAAATCAGAATCTGGTAAAGAAGAAGCTTTTTCTAAGCCTGAAAAAATAGGTAAAGAAGAATTGTCTTTATCAGCTAAAATAACAGCACTAGCACCATTTTTTAACAATTTAATTTCTTGTACTGGAATTCCTAGTATAGCTCTAGCATGTAATTCAAATTCTGAGAAATTTTGAGTGTTAGCTAAAGTAACCATACCTGTATCGTGTGGACGTGGAGAAAGCTCAGAAAAATAAACACCTGATTTGCCAATAAAAAATTCTACTCCCCAAATACCTGCCCCCTGTAAAGCTGTAGTTACTTTTTCAGCCATTTCTTGAGCTTCTTTGAGATGAATATCATTCATAGACATTGGCTGCCAACTTTCTTGATAGTCGCCTCGTTCCTGTCTGTGACCAATTGGTGGACAAAAAAGAGTATTTCCGTTATCTTGAGTTAAGGTAAGTAGTGTAATTTCAAAATCAAAATCAATAAATTCTTCAACAATGACTTCTTTCAAATCGCCTCTTGAACCTTCCATAGCATAATTCCAAGCCGTTTGAATATCCGATTGGGATTTTATAATAGATTGACCTTTACCCGAACTAGACATTAATGGTTTAACTACACACGGCAAGCCACATACCTCAACACCTTTTTTTAATTCTTCATAACTAGTAGCGTAACGGTATTTTGCTGTTTTTACTCCAAGCTCTTGAGCTGCTAAATCTCTTATAGCTTTTCTATTCATAGTAAAGTTAGCCGCCTTTGCCGATGGAATTACTTTGAAACCTTGTTTTTCGTAGTCATAAAATCGCTCTGTACGAATGGATTCTACTTCAGGGACTATCAAGTCAGGTTGGTGTTTTTCTACCAAAGCATCAAGGGCATCTCCATCTAACATATCAATCACTTCAAACTCATGAGCTACTTGCATAGCAGGGGCATTTTCGTAATTATCTACTGCAATAATGTATTGTCCTAATCGTTGCAAAGCAATAACCAACTCCTTACCTAATTCTCCAGAACCTAGAAGTAATATCTTTTTTCTCATAATGCGTTGTTTATCTTTTGATGTGCTATCTGTACAATTTCATCAGGCATGTGCATAGCTGGAGCATGATGAGGCTTGACTCTGGCGTCAATTATTGGTATTCTACAATACCAATGTTTGTTTTGAATTCCTTCCTCCAATCCAAAGATATCTTCAGAAGGATTTGAGCGAGTAAAAGTAACCCATAACCAATTGCTAATGTCTTCGGCTACAAAGGCTGAATCGTCTACCAAAGTAATTAGTGCTATACCCTCTAATTCTAAATGCTCTAGTTTAGACTTTACAGACTCAACGTCTTCGGACTCTACTACCAATACACCGGGCATAACTAAATGAGGCTTTAAACCATCATCTAGGGATAAATTAGATAAATCCTTACACAATTCACGTTTCTTCTCTCCTACTGCAGCACAAACTACTTTTGAACCCTCATTAATGTCTCCGGTGCTGCTATAATCTAGAGTGTCCATAGTAGTTTTGGTTTGGAAGTGTAAATCCCTAGACCAATCAACTCTTGAGAATAAATGTTGGAAGTAATCGTACTCATTCTGAACGTCTAAGTTAGCATCGTCCTCTTGAGCTACTATAAATAAATACTTAGCTAAACTCAATTGACCTTTACCTAAAATATGATTAGCGATAGTAAGTAACTCTTGTGGTCTTCTTGTCTTTTGATAAGGGGTATAACGTTCACTACCAATAGCCAACAATAAAGGATGTACACCAGCCTCATCGACAGCATTTACAGCTTTTAAACCTGGTATTTCAGTAGGAATAATCCCGTCTGTGATATCATGAATTAATGCGCCAAACTGGCTATCCTCTTGAGGAGGTCTTCCAACAACTGTAAATGGCCAAATAGCATCTTTTTTAGCATAAACCTTATGAATTTTCATAACTGGAAAATCATGTGTTAAGCTATAATAACCAAGGTGGTCACCAAAAGGGCCTTCTGGCTTTACGTCATTAGCATTTATCTCTCCACAAATTACAAAATCAGCATCTTTAGATAAGGTATATCCATCTTTTACGACATATCTAAAATTTCTACCTCCCATAATTCCTGCAAAGGTCATCTCACTCATACCCTCTGGTAATGGCATTACAGCAGCCAAACTATGTGCTGGTGGACCTCCCACGAAAATACTAACTTTAAGTGGCTGACCTTTTGCATTTGCTTTGGACTGATGCACACCTATTCCACGATGTATTTGATAGTGTAAGCCAATTTCCTTATTCTGAACATAATCATTTCCTCCCAATTGAATTCTATACATTCCAAGATTTGAGTTCATTATACCGGGCTTGTCTATATCTTCAGAATATACTTGTGGTAAGGTTACAAATGGACCTCCGTCCATTGGCCAACATTTAATTTGAGGAATATCTTCAATTTGAATTTCTTCAAAGTGATGAGATCTATGCTTTATAGGTAGTGCATAAGGCGCATGAGTTACAGAACCTATCAATGCTAGTGGAGTTTTGAAAAAGTTTGCCGGATTTGCTTTTAAAGAAACTAAACCTTTTACAGGCTTTAGAGTATCACGAAAAATAAACTGGCTCTGTTCTAAAGTAGCAAACAAGTTAGAAACTGCTGCAAAACGACTACCCTTTACGTTTTCAAATAAAACTGCTTTTTTATGATTTTTAAAAACTATTTGATGGATTGCTGACATCTCCAAATCAGGGTCTACTTCTTCCTTAATACGGAAGAGCATACCATTTTTTTCCAAGTCTAAAACACAATCTTTTATCGATTTGTAAGCCATGGTACAAAAATAAAAAAAGGTCGTCTTATATGACGACCTTTTTTTAATAGTTATTATTAATCAATTTTTAACGTTTATCAATAGTAACGTAATCTCTTGAAGTATAACCAGTATATACTTGACGAGGGCGTCCAATAGGTTCATTATTCTCTCTCATTTCTTTCCATTGTGCTATCCAACCTGGAAGTCTTCCGAGGGCAAACATAACAGTGAACATATCGGTAGGTATACCTAATGCTCTGTAAATGATTCCTGAATAAAAATCTACATTTGGATATAATCCTCTTGCTACAAAATATTCATCGTTAAGAGCTATTTCTTCTAATTTCTTGGCGATGTCTAAAACAGGGTCATCAACTCCTAATTCTTTTAAAACATCATCTGCAGCTTTCTTAATAATAGTAGCTCTTGGATCAAAGTTCTTATAAACTCTGTGACCAAATCCCATTAATCGGAAAGAATCTGATTTATCCTTTGCTCTTGCAACGTATTTTTCGACATTACCACCATCTGCTCTAATGCTTTCCAACATTTCAATAACAGCTTGATTTGCACCACCATGTAAGGGTCCCCATAAAGCAGCTATACCTGCTGATACTGATGTATATAAACTTGCATGTGATGAACCTACAATACGGACAGTAGATGCTGAACAGTTTTGCTCATGATCAGCATGAAGTATTAATAATCTGTCAAGAGCCTTAGATACAACTGGATTGATTTGATAATCTTCAGTAGGTATAGCAAACATCATTCTTAAAAAATTAGAACAATAGTCTAAACTGTTGTTAGGATAGACAACCGGTTGACGCATTCTATTTTTATAACTCCAAGCTGCAAGAGTTGGTAGCTTGGCCAATAATCGAATGATTGTTCCATTTACTTCACTAACTGAACGATTAGGATCTAATGACATAGGGTAAAAAGCTGTCAAAGAAGATACTAAAGATGATAGCACTCCCATTGGGTGAGACTTGGAAGGAAAACCATCTAAAATAGATTTTACATCTTCGTGTACTAAGGTATGGTTAGTAATCTCTTCTTGAAAAGAATTAAGTTGCTCAGTGGTTGGCAACTCGCCGTATATCAAAAGGTAAGACACCTCAACAAAGCTTGATTTATCGGCTAGTTCTTCAATAGAATAACCACGGTATTTTAAAATGCCTTCTTCACCATTAAGAAAAGTGATAGCACTTTCAGTAGATCCAGTATTTTTAAACCCTTTATCTAATGTTATAAGTCCTGATTCACCTCTTAATCGGCTAATATCTAAGGCTTTTTCATTTTGTGTACCTTCTATTATTGGTAGTTGATACACTTTCCCGTTGTAATGTAATTCAGCTTTGTCTGACATAATTTTTATTTTAAAAACTTAAATGATTTTCCCAAATATTTCGCTTCGTCACCTAACACTTCTTCAATTCTTAGCAACTGATTGTACTTCGCCATTCTATCCGAACGAGAAGCAGAACCAGTTTTAATTTGCCCAGTACTTAATGCTACTGATAAATCTGCAATAGTAGTATCTTCTGTTTCACCTGAACGGTGGCTCATTACTGAAGTGTATGAGTTCATTTGAGCCATCTCTACTGCTTCCATTGTCTCGGTTAAAGTACCAATTTGATTTACTTTTACTAGTATAGAGTTTGCTACTCCAGAGTCAATACCTTTCGATAGACGTTTCACATTTGTAACAAATAAATCATCTCCTACTAATTGAACATTATCTCCAATAGTATCTGTAAGTTGTTTCCAACCGTCCCAATCGTCTTCATCCAAACCATCTTCTATTGATAGAATAGGATACTTTTCAGACCATTCTTTCCAATAGCCAACCATTTCTGATGGTGTTAATTTATCACCTGTCGATTGGTGGAAATGGTATACATTCTCTTCCGCATTATAAAATTCTGAAGCAGCTGCATCCATAGCTATATACATATCATCACCAGGCTTGTAACCTGCTTTTTCTATCGCTTGTAGAACCGTTTCTACAGCCTCAACATTAGAGCCTAAATTTGGTGCAAAACCACCCTCATCTCCAACATTTGTAGAAAATCCTTTTGACTTCAATACTTCTTTCAAGTTATGAAAAACTTCTGTTCCCATTCTTAAAGCTTCACTAAAAGAATTAGCCCCTACCGGCATAACCATAAATTCTTGAAAGTCGATACTATTATCTGCATGCGAACCACCATTCAAAATATTCATCATAGGAATAGGAAGTGTACGTGCATTAATTCCTCCTATATAATTGAATAGCAACTGTCCATTCTCTTGAGCCGCTGCTTTTGCTACTGCCATAGATACAGCCAACATTGCATTAGCACCTAAATTTGCTTTATTTTCTGTACCATCTAAACGAATCATAGCAGAATCAATAGAAGCCTGATCACTGACGTACATACCTTTTAATTCTTCGGCAATTGCAGTATTTACATTATGTACTGCTTTTAAAACACCTTTACCTACATAAACACCTTTATCACCATCTCTTAACTCAACCGCCTCGTGTTTTCCGGTAGATGCGCCTGATGGTACTGCTGCTCTACCCATTATTCCGTTCTCAGTGATTACATCTGCCTCAACAGTAGGATTACCTCTTGAATCTAAAATTTGTCTTGCATGTATTGCGACTATTCTACTCATTACTTTTTGTGTTCTTGTATTAGGTTAATAAAGTGGTCAAATAAATATCTTGAATCGTGTGGACCAGGCGACGACTCAGGGTGATATTGAACTGAGAAAGCATTTTTATCATTGATTTTTATACCTTCAACTGTTTTATCATTTAAATTAATGTGTGTTGCTTCTACATTAGAATGCTTTTCAACATCTTCGGCTTTTATACCAAAACCATGATTTTGAGAAGTTACTTCACACTTACCTGTTTCTAGATTCTGTACAGGGTGGTTTATTCCTCTGTGACCATTATGCATTTTGTAGGTCGAAATACCTTCTGAAATTGCTAGAGCTTGATGACCTAAACAAATACCAAAGACTGGAAACATAGTGTTAGTAATCTTTTTTACATTTTCAATAACTTCAGGCATTACAGATGGATCTCCTGGTCCATTTGACAGAAAGTATCCATCAGGACTCCAAGATTCCAATTCTTCAAATGGTGTATTATAAGGGAATACTTTTAAATAACATCCTCTATCAGCCAAACATTTTAAAATATTTCTTTTGACTCCAAAATCTAATACGGCTACTTTAAATTTAGCATTTTCATCACCAAAAAAATAAGGTGTTGTTGTAGAAACTTTATCGCATAACTGCAATCCTTCCATTGAAGGCACTTGATTTAATTTTTCCTTAAGAGTCTCAATATCAGTAGTTTCTGAAGAAATAATTCCATTCATTGCTCCTTTATCCCTTATATGTCTAACTAAAGCTCTAGTATCAACATCCGAAATAGCTACCATTTCTTCAGACTCAAAATAGTCTTGAATGGATTCCTCAGCATCAGGTCTTGAATAATTCAGGTTATAGTTCTTACAAATCAATCCTGAAATTTTCATTCTGTCCGATTCTACCTCATCACTATGAATACCATAATTACCAATATGGGCATTAGTAGTCAACATAATTTGCCCAAAATAAGATGGGTCAGTGAATATTTCTTGATAGCCTGTCATTCCAGTATTAAAGCAAATCTCACCAGTAGCTGTACCAGTCATACCTGCAGATTTTCCAAAAAAGACGGTTCCATCTTCCAATAAAAGAACGGCGTCTGATTTACTTTTGTATTTCATCTTCATAAAAATAAAAAAAAAGGGATAAAACGCTAACGCCTATCCCTTGATTTAGTATTTAAGACAGATATGTGAGATTACTCACTTTTTGTCTCATTATCTTCGGCGTTGTTTTCTTCTTTAGTTTCTTCTTCCTTAACTTCAGAAGTTTCTTCTGTAGCTTCAGCTTTTTCTTCTTCTACTACTTCAGCAGCTGGTGTTTCTGTTGTTTCTGCTACTACTTCTTCAGTTTTTGTTTCCTCTACTACTGTTTCTTCAGATGTAGTTTCTTCAACAACTACTGCTTCTTCTACAGCTGGTGTAGCGGCAGAGGCTTTCTTAGCACCACCTGAACGTCTAGTAGATTTTGCCTTTTTCGTAGGCTTGTCTGTAACATAGGTTTCGTTATAATCAACAAGCTCTATTAAACACATTTCGGCATTATCACCTAAACGATTACCTGTTCTAAGAATTCTTGTATAACCTCCATTTCTTGTAGCTACCTTAGATGCAACATCTCCGAATAATTCAGTAACAACTTCTTTTTGTCTAAGGTGACTAAAAACAATTCTTCTAGAATGTGTAGTGTCTGTTTTAGACTTAGTGATTAGAGGTTCAACAAACTTTCTTAGTGCTTTAGCTTTTGCTACGGTAGTTTTGATACGCTTGTGTTCGATAAGCGAACAAGCCATATTCGAAAGCATAGCTTTTCTGTGCGCTGTTTTTCTACCTAAATGATTAAATTTCTTTCCGTGTCTCATTTTACTATTCCTTATCTAAATTAAATTTAGCTACATCCATTCCAAAGTTTAAACCTTTGACCAAAACCATTTCTTCTAACTCAGTCAATGATTTCTTACCAAAGTTTCTAAACTTCAATAAATCTGACTTGTTAAAAGAAACTAACTCGCCTAAAGTTTCAACCTCGGCAGTCTTCAAGCAATTCAAAGCTCTAACCGATAATTCTAGGTCTGTTAATTTTGTTTTAAGTAATTGACGCATGTGAAGTGTGTCTTCATCAAACTCGTGAGAGCTATCAGACTCCGTTTGCTCGAATGATACATTTTCATCAGCGAACAACATAAAGTGCTGAATTAGAATTTTAGCAGCTTCAGTTAAAGCATCTTTAGGGTGAATTGAACCGTCAGTAAGGATTTCGAATACTAACTTCTCATAATCTGTTTTTTGCTCAACACGGAAGTTCTCAACGCCAAATTTTACATTTTTTATAGGTGTAAAAATTGAATCAATGAAAATTGTTCCTAATGGAGCAGTAACTTTTTTGTTTTCTTCAGAAGGAATGTAACCTCTACCTTTTTCAATAGTAAGTTCCATTTCAATTTCAACTGATTTATCCATGTTACAGATAACCAACTCAGGGTTTAATATCTGAAAAGAAGTTAAACTCTTTCCTATATCACCTGCAGTAAGTTGATCTTTACCACCAATTTTCACTTGAACTTTCTCTGAATTATCGTCTTCTATTTGTTGCTTAAGGCGAATTTGTTTTAAGTTCAGAATCATTTCTGTAACATCTTCTACAACACCTTTAATAGATGAGAACTCGTGCTCTACACCTTCAATTTTTATTGAAGTGATAGCAAATCCTTCCAAAGAAGAAAGTAGTACTCTTCTTAGAGCGTTTCCAATAGTTAAACCATATCCTGGTTCTAGTGGTCTGAATTCGAAGTTACCATGAAAGTCTGTTGACTCTATCATGTAAACTTTGTCTGGTCTTTGAAAATCTAATATTGACATATCAATAGGGTGATTTAGTTATTATTTAGAATATAATTCAACGATAAGTTGTTCTTTTATGTTTTCAGCAATTTGCTCTCTCTGTGGCACGGCTAAAAGCTTACCAGACATTAAATCTGGATTCCACTCAACATATTCACATCTTTCATTTGAATTAACTAGAGAGTTAGTTATAACCTCTAATGATTTTGATTTTTCACGTACAGCGATTACATCACCTACATTTACTGAGTAAGATGGAATGTTCATAGTTTTTCCATTTACAGTGATGTGTCTGTGTGTAACCAATTGTCTTGATGCTCTACGTGTAGGGGCAATGCCCAATCTATAAACGATATTATCTAGACGAGCCTCACAAAGCTGTAAAAGAATTTCACCGGTAATACCTTTTCTTCTTGAAGCTTCTTTAAATAAGTTAGAAAATTGCTTTTCTAAGATACCGTATGTGTACTTAGCCTTTTGCTTTTCAGCTAACTGACCAGCATATTCCGATTTCTTAGACCTTCTATTATTTCCGTGTTGTCCAGGACCATAGTTTTTTCTTTCTAAAGCCTTATCAGGACCAAAAATAGGTTCGTTGAATCGTCTTGCAATTTTTGATTGTGGACCTCTGTATCTTGCCATTTCTTAAATGTTTATCTTAATTCTTTGTAATTATACTCTACGTCTTTTAGGAGGACGACAGCCGTTATGTGGTATCGGTGTAATATCTACTATTTCTGTAACCACAATACCACTATTGTGTAAAGTTCTTATAGCAGATTCTCTTCCTGAACCTGGACCTTTTACAAATACTTTTACTTTTCTTAACCCTGCTTCATGAGCTCTTGCAGCACAGTCTTCAGCAGCCGTTTGAGCAGCATAAGGAGTATTTTTCTTTGAACCTCTAAAACCCATTTTCCCTGCTGACGACCAAGAAATTACTTGACCTTGATTGTTAGTCAAAGAAATAATGATATTGTTGAAAGTAGCTTGGATGTGTGCTTGTCCTACTGCTTCCACTTTTACAGTTCTTTTTTTCTGATTTGATTTAGCCATATCTCAGTTTTTATTATTTAGTAGCTTTTTTCTTGTTAGCTACTGTTTTTCTTCTTCCTTTACGAGTTCTGGAATTGTTCTTAGTTCGTTGACCTCTTAAAGGTAAACCTACACGATGACGAATACCTCTGTTACAACCGATATCCATCAATCGCTTAATGTTCATTTGTGTTTCAGAACGTAACTCTCCTTCAACTTTCACTTCGTCACCAATAATTTGACGAATATCAGATAGTTGTTTATCGTTCCAATCCTGAACTTTTACGCTGTGATCAATCCCAGCTTTATCTAAGATGTTTTTAGCGACACTAGATCCTATACCGTAGATGTATGTAAGACCTATTACGCCTCTTTTGTTTTTTGGTAAATCGATACCTGCAATTCTAGCCATTTACTATTTTTTAAATTAACCTTGACGTTGTTTAAACTTAGGATTCTTTTTATTGATTACATATAAGCGTCCTTTTCTTCGAACGATTTTGCAATCTTCACTTCTCTTTTTTAATGATGCTCTAACTTTCATTTTCTTAGTATCTGTAAGTTATTCTTCCTTTTGTTAAATCGTATGGCGACATTTCTAATTTTACTTTATCCCCAGGCAATAACTTGATGTAAAACTTTCTCATTTTTCCCGATATATGGGCTGTAATGATATGTCCATTCTCTAGCTCTACTCTAAACATTGCGTTAGAGAGGGCTTGAGTGATTACTCCATCTTGTTCTATGTGTGCCTGTTTGGCCATTTTTATTTTTTATTCAATTCTTTTTCTATCCATTCAAAACTTGATAAGATATCAGCTTTTCCTTGTCTTACTACTATGGTGTGCTCAAAATGTGCTGATGGTTTGTTATCAGCAGTAGTAATTGTCCAACCATCAGAATGCTGACGGATATTTTTTACTCCCATATTAATCATTGGCTCTATAGCTATGACTAACCCATTTTGTAACTTAGGACCACGTCCACGTT includes the following:
- a CDS encoding UbiD family decarboxylase, which gives rise to MAYKSIKDCVLDLEKNGMLFRIKEEVDPDLEMSAIHQIVFKNHKKAVLFENVKGSRFAAVSNLFATLEQSQFIFRDTLKPVKGLVSLKANPANFFKTPLALIGSVTHAPYALPIKHRSHHFEEIQIEDIPQIKCWPMDGGPFVTLPQVYSEDIDKPGIMNSNLGMYRIQLGGNDYVQNKEIGLHYQIHRGIGVHQSKANAKGQPLKVSIFVGGPPAHSLAAVMPLPEGMSEMTFAGIMGGRNFRYVVKDGYTLSKDADFVICGEINANDVKPEGPFGDHLGYYSLTHDFPVMKIHKVYAKKDAIWPFTVVGRPPQEDSQFGALIHDITDGIIPTEIPGLKAVNAVDEAGVHPLLLAIGSERYTPYQKTRRPQELLTIANHILGKGQLSLAKYLFIVAQEDDANLDVQNEYDYFQHLFSRVDWSRDLHFQTKTTMDTLDYSSTGDINEGSKVVCAAVGEKKRELCKDLSNLSLDDGLKPHLVMPGVLVVESEDVESVKSKLEHLELEGIALITLVDDSAFVAEDISNWLWVTFTRSNPSEDIFGLEEGIQNKHWYCRIPIIDARVKPHHAPAMHMPDEIVQIAHQKINNAL
- the rlmB gene encoding 23S rRNA (guanosine(2251)-2'-O)-methyltransferase RlmB; this encodes MKITRYENAIFGLRPIIEAITAGQEIDTLFIQKGLKGDIFAELWELVKKHRVNYKHVPVEKLNRLTRKNHQGVFAFVSPITFHRTENIIPQLFEEGKVPLFLILDRVTDVRNFGAIVRSAECSGVHAIIVPERGSAAINGDAMKTSAGALSSVPICREFNLKATIDFLKNSGIQVVACTEKTENLIYAPDYTIPTAIIMGSEEDGISEEYLKLCTHKTKIPMLGNIGSLNVSVSAGVILYEAVRQRKA
- the rmuC gene encoding DNA recombination protein RmuC, coding for MEFFIIITFLLLGFGLISFQNRSKSQETDNSKNDELVQQIIELKSELSAKEERIKILNEKIKDAQETKEETEERLTKEFENLAHKILDLNSEKFKKQNKEQIDSLLSPLSEQIEKFKKKVEDTNEKGVERNAMLMQKIISLESLNNKLSQDALNLANALRGDSKTQGDWGESRLELLLEKSGLTNGVHFSTQAGYKDDEGKLKKPDFIINLPDNKHLIIDSKVSLTAYVEYYNAEDEIKKQQALKRHLDSIKRHYMELSDKDYPSLYGINTPDHVLMFVPNEPALMLALNEDKNLYLNALEKHIVLVSASTLLATLSTVASIWKQEDQKRNALEIAKEGGLLYDKFEGFVQDLIKVGKSLKSSRDSYEDAMSKLTEGKGNIIKKIENLKDLGAKTKKSLPQNIIDRANQDEDN
- the purT gene encoding formate-dependent phosphoribosylglycinamide formyltransferase → MRKKILLLGSGELGKELVIALQRLGQYIIAVDNYENAPAMQVAHEFEVIDMLDGDALDALVEKHQPDLIVPEVESIRTERFYDYEKQGFKVIPSAKAANFTMNRKAIRDLAAQELGVKTAKYRYATSYEELKKGVEVCGLPCVVKPLMSSSGKGQSIIKSQSDIQTAWNYAMEGSRGDLKEVIVEEFIDFDFEITLLTLTQDNGNTLFCPPIGHRQERGDYQESWQPMSMNDIHLKEAQEMAEKVTTALQGAGIWGVEFFIGKSGVYFSELSPRPHDTGMVTLANTQNFSEFELHARAILGIPVQEIKLLKNGASAVILADKDNSSLPIFSGLEKASSLPDSDFMIFGKPTSRPYRRMAVALSYGISESTESLVERAKQIADIISVD